From Hoeflea sp. 108:
GAAGGCCTCGAAATAGGTCGCCACCTCCTTCACCGTCAATATTTCGCCCTGCAGCCATTTGTGACCGATAAGGGTGAAGATCATGTCCGCCTCGAAGATGCTGCGCCATGGATGCTTGAGGAAGCCGCTCTTGATCATCTGCCTGCGAAATTCTGCCCGGTATTCGAGCCATGACACATCCGAAGCGAGCACGGCACGATGCTCCTGATCGAGCGCTACCTCCGAATGCCGGTCGATCGACAGCACTTCATCAAAGACTTCTTTCGGTGGCAGTGGTGCTTTCCTGTTCCCCATAAGACGATTTTCCCCGTTACCGCTTGGAACTGTGTCTATTCTTCAAAAGCCGGGCATGGCAACCGCCCTTCCATGCGCTTCGCCAGCCATGTGGCACAATGAAAAACGCGGTCCCCGTGGTCAGCTGCCTGGCCCCATCTCGCTGCCGCAGTATCGGCCTGGTCTCTCCCAAATTAGCAGAAGAATTGTAATTGATTGGCCCTTCGGCCTCTCCACGGGGCCCGCTATAGCCTGATGGGATCAGTCGTCGTTGCCAGGCTTGCTGCGGCTCGGAAGACGAGCCGTCAAAGGAGCATCCGGCACATCTGCACCTGACGACAGGGCAGGACGACGAACATCGTCGGATGCTTCAAACCAAACCGTGGGAAGAGTTGTAATGAAGACCAGATGGCTTTTTGCTGCTGCGCTGTGCCTGCCTGTGATGGGTTGCACCAGCAGCGATGCCCGCATGACTGCGTTGCGGACCGACATGGCCAGTCGCCAGGCGAGCGCCGAAATGGCGGCCCGCCGTCCCGGTGCCACGCCACAAGATATTGAACGCGCCAGGGGTTTTGCCTCCGCGCAATCGTGCATCGACCAGCTTCAGGCGCATTCGCGCGCCG
This genomic window contains:
- a CDS encoding MarR family transcriptional regulator, whose amino-acid sequence is MGNRKAPLPPKEVFDEVLSIDRHSEVALDQEHRAVLASDVSWLEYRAEFRRQMIKSGFLKHPWRSIFEADMIFTLIGHKWLQGEILTVKEVATYFEAFTSNVTITRHIDDMVASGTLVRTPDTRDRRRLLLMPTQRLFEIGRIFLEARKEIGRRHGFVYDPDRAEAERELSRLTTSP